The following proteins are co-located in the Paludibaculum fermentans genome:
- a CDS encoding ABC transporter substrate-binding protein, giving the protein MQRTALLWIAAASLLAAGQRPHYGGTLRIEIRAVVRNLDPTDIAVEPTEAAAKEQLTGQVYETLVRLDDRGEPQPWLATSWIHDTARKKWVFTARPKVQFQNGVVWAPPGGVISIGDDRPIEQILRDLARPKNAVVIRGSDGALVGTGPFKLSQFEPNASIVLAAHENYWGGRPFLDAIEIRMGRPLREQALDFEMGRADITEIPITEVRRARQRGSIVLQSPLVETLALSFDNASTPVQREAVALSLDRSAIQSVLLQKWGEASGALAPQWLSGYAFVFPTDRDVVKAKQLATGSAPLSFTYDRQDPVLQSVAERIALNAAEAGLTLRNTPGSPGLRLIRLRVTQPDLEWTLDQFALALPPAQRTGSGWEREQALLEGFRVIPLVHLPASYLASPRVRQWNPAVRWTLAEVWLPEARP; this is encoded by the coding sequence ATGCAGCGTACAGCCTTACTCTGGATTGCAGCCGCTAGCCTGCTGGCCGCGGGGCAGCGGCCGCACTACGGCGGAACCCTGCGGATCGAAATCCGCGCCGTCGTTCGCAATCTTGATCCCACCGACATTGCCGTGGAACCGACGGAGGCCGCCGCCAAGGAGCAGTTGACCGGCCAGGTGTATGAGACCCTCGTGCGTCTGGACGATCGGGGCGAACCGCAGCCCTGGCTGGCCACTTCGTGGATCCACGACACGGCGCGCAAGAAATGGGTGTTCACCGCTCGCCCGAAGGTCCAGTTTCAGAACGGGGTGGTGTGGGCGCCGCCGGGCGGAGTCATCAGCATCGGAGACGACCGGCCCATCGAGCAGATCCTGCGCGATCTGGCCCGGCCGAAGAACGCGGTGGTGATTCGCGGATCGGACGGCGCACTGGTGGGCACCGGTCCCTTCAAGTTGAGCCAGTTTGAGCCCAACGCGAGCATCGTGCTCGCGGCTCACGAGAACTACTGGGGTGGACGGCCGTTTCTCGATGCGATTGAGATTCGCATGGGCCGTCCGCTGCGCGAGCAGGCGCTGGATTTCGAGATGGGCCGCGCCGACATCACGGAGATCCCCATCACTGAAGTGCGGAGGGCCCGTCAACGCGGCAGCATCGTGCTGCAATCGCCGCTGGTGGAGACGCTCGCCCTGAGCTTCGATAACGCCTCCACGCCGGTGCAGAGGGAAGCTGTCGCCCTGTCGCTGGACCGCAGCGCCATCCAAAGCGTGCTGCTCCAGAAATGGGGCGAGGCCAGTGGAGCCCTGGCGCCGCAATGGCTGAGCGGCTATGCCTTCGTCTTCCCGACAGACCGCGATGTCGTCAAAGCCAAACAACTGGCCACCGGCTCCGCTCCGCTGTCGTTCACCTACGACCGTCAGGACCCCGTCCTGCAAAGCGTGGCGGAGCGAATCGCCTTGAATGCGGCCGAGGCGGGTCTCACGCTGCGGAACACGCCGGGAAGCCCCGGCCTCCGCCTGATCCGCCTGCGCGTCACCCAGCCCGATCTCGAGTGGACATTGGACCAGTTCGCCCTGGCCCTGCCCCCGGCACAGCGGACGGGCAGTGGATGGGAACGGGAGCAGGCCTTGCTGGAGGGCTTCCGGGTGATCCCCCTCGTGCACCTGCCGGCTTCCTATCTGGCGAGTCCGCGTGTGCGGCAATGGAACCCGGCCGTCCGCTGGACGCTGGCCGAGGTGTGGTTGCCCGAGGCGCGTCCATGA
- a CDS encoding prohibitin family protein, translating into MLLLKYLLMATGASLLLAAAIILVHDLYLLLKVRREEPADGEVETAEAAEPARPIRWRLGLRLAILAAPPLVIALSILVIPSGSAGIRVSQISGPLPGTLYPGVHAVTPMIDSVVLYNIRDSVFTAAASDDPKKKPEGLRSQSKEGLNVSLAVTVRYRLDPNQLYRIHTSLPESVDEDVVAPVVTSAFRELTTNYPIRDLFSGKRDEIRQIAAGRIAKRLSADGIVVKEVILRDVQLPAEYARGLEAMLLKEQENERLTVELEAKEKSVKVAQMEASSQRDIAIKEAEGQAQAKLLDSRAESERQKLLAEAEEVRIRRVASANSEKMRLEAVVLKENPMLIQKIIAERLSDKVQIMMIPADVKNFFATDVLRSAMTGHSAQ; encoded by the coding sequence ATGTTGTTGCTGAAGTACCTCTTGATGGCGACCGGAGCATCGTTGCTGCTGGCGGCGGCGATCATCCTCGTCCATGACCTTTACCTGCTGCTCAAAGTCCGCCGCGAGGAACCCGCGGACGGTGAAGTTGAAACGGCGGAGGCTGCGGAACCCGCTCGCCCTATCCGTTGGCGGCTCGGCCTGCGCCTGGCTATCCTGGCCGCCCCGCCGCTGGTGATCGCGCTGAGTATCCTCGTGATCCCCAGTGGCTCCGCCGGCATCCGCGTCAGCCAGATCTCCGGGCCGCTGCCCGGCACACTATATCCCGGCGTCCACGCCGTAACACCAATGATCGATAGCGTCGTGCTGTACAACATTCGCGATAGCGTGTTCACGGCCGCCGCCTCTGACGACCCAAAGAAGAAGCCGGAGGGGCTCCGCTCGCAGAGCAAGGAGGGCTTGAACGTGAGCCTGGCCGTCACCGTGCGTTATCGCCTGGACCCAAACCAGCTCTACAGAATCCATACCTCGCTACCAGAATCGGTGGACGAAGACGTGGTCGCGCCGGTCGTTACCAGCGCGTTCCGCGAACTCACCACCAACTATCCCATCCGCGACCTCTTCTCCGGCAAGCGCGACGAGATCCGGCAGATCGCGGCCGGACGCATCGCCAAACGCCTTTCAGCGGATGGCATCGTGGTGAAGGAAGTGATCCTGCGCGACGTGCAGTTGCCCGCCGAGTACGCTCGCGGCCTGGAAGCTATGCTTCTGAAGGAACAGGAGAACGAACGCCTCACCGTGGAATTGGAGGCCAAGGAGAAGTCGGTGAAGGTCGCCCAGATGGAAGCCTCCAGCCAGCGCGACATCGCCATCAAGGAAGCCGAAGGGCAGGCGCAGGCCAAGCTGCTGGACAGCCGCGCCGAGTCGGAGCGGCAGAAGCTACTGGCCGAAGCCGAAGAGGTGCGCATTCGGCGCGTAGCCTCGGCCAATTCGGAGAAAATGCGATTGGAAGCCGTGGTGCTGAAAGAGAATCCCATGCTGATTCAGAAGATCATCGCCGAACGGCTGTCCGATAAGGTGCAGATCATGATGATCCCCGCCGATGTGAAGAACTTCTTCGCCACCGATGTACTGCGGAGCGCTATGACAGGGCACTCCGCGCAATGA
- a CDS encoding L,D-transpeptidase, which yields MEHKEYGHGQFSRLLAVVMLAAAQSRAAENAGTAQRIVVSIPDRKLALVEDGVVVKIYDVAVGKTTTPSPTGTFEIVNRIPNPTWYGPAKVVGPGKTNPVGTRWMGLSAKGYGIHGTNRPESIGKAASKGCIRMRNEDVEELFELVRVGATVELSVETSELFQPKGDHLNVVAEVPLDGDRSIVAAGGGDHPRP from the coding sequence ATGGAACACAAGGAATACGGACACGGACAGTTCAGCCGCCTGTTGGCGGTGGTGATGCTGGCAGCGGCGCAGTCGCGCGCCGCCGAGAATGCGGGTACGGCTCAACGGATTGTGGTCAGTATCCCGGACCGCAAGCTGGCCCTGGTGGAAGACGGCGTGGTGGTGAAGATCTATGATGTCGCGGTTGGCAAAACCACGACGCCCAGCCCCACCGGCACGTTTGAGATCGTCAACCGCATTCCGAATCCCACCTGGTACGGGCCGGCGAAGGTCGTGGGTCCGGGCAAGACCAATCCGGTGGGCACCCGCTGGATGGGCCTGAGCGCCAAGGGCTACGGCATCCACGGCACCAACCGGCCCGAATCCATCGGCAAAGCTGCTTCCAAAGGCTGCATCCGCATGCGCAACGAAGACGTGGAAGAGCTGTTTGAGCTCGTGCGCGTCGGCGCCACGGTCGAACTGTCCGTCGAGACTTCCGAGTTGTTCCAACCCAAAGGAGACCACCTCAATGTTGTTGCTGAAGTACCTCTTGATGGCGACCGGAGCATCGTTGCTGCTGGCGGCGGCGATCATCCTCGTCCATGA
- a CDS encoding Nif3-like dinuclear metal center hexameric protein: protein MSQDRLSRREFGLFAAAAAAAQPAGLTAQQVVERIQKNVGVPWRAATIDTFKAGNPETVVKGIATTFMTTLEVLQRAAASGRNLIVTHEPTFYSHTDVVTQLTEDPVYQHKREFIEKNQLVIWRFHDHWHMRKPDPVTTGLIQDLGWTKYLSEKDPRMCVLPELTLGQLAQQMQKSMKSRTMRVVGDPKTKVSRVVLYPGAGNPMFAVKLNPESEVFVGGESTEWEGGAYARDVITAGIRKGVIFLGHEVSEEPGMRLCADWLKTFIPEVPVEWISAGEPFWRPVA, encoded by the coding sequence ATGTCCCAGGATCGCCTTAGCCGCCGGGAGTTCGGTTTATTCGCGGCAGCCGCCGCGGCCGCGCAGCCCGCCGGCCTGACCGCACAGCAAGTGGTGGAGCGCATCCAGAAGAACGTCGGAGTCCCCTGGCGCGCGGCCACTATCGACACCTTCAAGGCAGGCAATCCTGAGACGGTGGTGAAGGGCATCGCTACCACCTTCATGACGACCCTTGAGGTGCTGCAACGGGCCGCTGCCTCGGGCAGGAACCTGATCGTCACCCACGAGCCGACGTTTTATTCGCACACCGACGTCGTGACGCAGTTGACCGAAGATCCGGTGTACCAGCACAAACGCGAGTTCATCGAGAAGAACCAACTCGTGATCTGGCGCTTCCACGACCACTGGCACATGCGCAAGCCCGACCCCGTCACCACAGGCCTGATCCAGGACCTGGGCTGGACGAAGTACCTGTCGGAGAAAGATCCACGCATGTGCGTGCTGCCCGAGTTGACGCTGGGCCAACTGGCGCAGCAGATGCAGAAGAGCATGAAGTCGCGGACCATGCGAGTCGTCGGTGATCCAAAGACCAAGGTGAGCCGTGTGGTGCTGTACCCCGGCGCCGGCAATCCGATGTTCGCGGTGAAGCTCAATCCCGAATCCGAAGTATTCGTCGGCGGAGAGTCGACCGAGTGGGAAGGCGGAGCCTACGCCCGCGATGTGATCACGGCCGGAATCCGCAAAGGCGTCATCTTCCTGGGGCACGAAGTGTCCGAGGAGCCGGGCATGCGGCTGTGCGCGGATTGGCTGAAGACGTTTATCCCGGAGGTCCCGGTGGAGTGGATTTCTGCCGGCGAACCGTTCTGGCGCCCGGTTGCCTGA